The following nucleotide sequence is from bacterium.
AACTGGTCCAACACGATCTACAAGATGCAGAAAGCCCAGAACACGCTGAGCCAGGAGCTGGGGCGCGACCCGACGAACCAGGAGATTTCGGACGAGATCGAGATGGACCTGGAGGAGGTCAACCGGATGATGCCGCACTGCCAGCCGCATTATTCGCTCGAATCCAGCTCTACCAGCCAGGATGATGTGATGCTGATGAATTCCCTGGCGGATGAGGACTCGCCCAGTCCGATGGAGGGCATGTTCGACTACGACCTCAAGCGCCTTGTGCAGGGCATGCTCGAGGGCATCCAGGACCGCGAGGCCCGTATCCTCAAGTACTACTATGGCCTGGACGATTCCGAGCCGATGACCCTGGAGGAGATCGGCGAGATTTTCGGGGTCACCCGCGAGCGTATCCGCCAGATCAAGGAAAAGGCGCTCAAGAACTTGATGCAGGCTTACAGCGAGGACACTGTCGCCACCCTGATGAACTGATCCCGGTGGGGATGGAAATTGAACGAGCCGCGGTCCCTTAT
It contains:
- a CDS encoding RNA polymerase sigma factor RpoD/SigA yields the protein MAGAKKRPNGIKYLRNQTHDWLDENSVSLYFKEISNYPKLTSEEEARCARAFRDGDERALEKLVISNLRFVVSIAKKYQHLGVSLSDLINEGNIGLIRAARKFDETRGVRFITYAVWWIKQAIFQYLSEQGRIVRIPLNWSNTIYKMQKAQNTLSQELGRDPTNQEISDEIEMDLEEVNRMMPHCQPHYSLESSSTSQDDVMLMNSLADEDSPSPMEGMFDYDLKRLVQGMLEGIQDREARILKYYYGLDDSEPMTLEEIGEIFGVTRERIRQIKEKALKNLMQAYSEDTVATLMN